One stretch of Planococcus sp. PAMC 21323 DNA includes these proteins:
- a CDS encoding metal ABC transporter substrate-binding protein — protein MLKKNKVLILGVVLLFLLAGCSSDENGDSESKNSKLQVVTTYSILYDIVKNVGGDQIDIHSLAPIGSNPHEYETLPLDVQKATDADVVFYNGLNLEAGNSWFEKLMDTAGKSGDSAPVYMMSEGVEPMYLTTEGKEGEEDPHAWLDVQNGIKYAENARDALIKVDPDNKKAYEENAQAYISELETLHQEAVDQYSKIPKEKRIFVTSEGAFKYFSKAYDFQAEYIWEINQENQGTPSQITKVLDLIKEQQIQGLFLETSVDPRSMEMVARETGMDIKGKVFTDSIGKPGEDGDTYIKMMEWNIDTIYKGLTE, from the coding sequence ATGCTGAAAAAGAACAAAGTTCTCATTCTTGGCGTAGTTCTGTTGTTTTTATTAGCAGGGTGTTCAAGTGATGAAAATGGAGATAGTGAGTCAAAAAATAGTAAATTACAAGTAGTCACAACATATTCGATTCTTTACGATATTGTAAAAAATGTCGGAGGAGATCAAATTGACATTCATAGTTTAGCGCCGATTGGTTCAAATCCACATGAATATGAAACGTTACCTTTAGATGTGCAAAAAGCTACAGATGCTGATGTGGTTTTCTACAATGGCTTAAATTTAGAAGCAGGTAACTCATGGTTTGAGAAGTTAATGGACACAGCTGGAAAATCAGGAGATTCAGCACCTGTCTATATGATGAGTGAAGGTGTAGAACCGATGTATTTAACCACTGAAGGAAAAGAAGGCGAAGAAGATCCTCATGCTTGGTTAGATGTTCAGAATGGCATTAAATATGCCGAGAATGCACGAGATGCACTCATCAAAGTAGATCCAGACAATAAAAAAGCATACGAAGAAAATGCACAAGCATATATTAGTGAGTTAGAAACACTTCATCAAGAAGCTGTCGACCAATACAGCAAAATTCCAAAAGAAAAACGGATTTTTGTAACGAGTGAAGGGGCCTTTAAATACTTTAGTAAAGCTTATGATTTTCAAGCCGAGTATATTTGGGAGATCAACCAAGAAAACCAAGGAACACCATCACAAATTACGAAAGTGCTTGATTTGATAAAAGAACAACAAATTCAAGGCTTGTTTTTAGAAACAAGTGTTGACCCGCGTAGCATGGAAATGGTTGCGAGAGAAACAGGTATGGACATTAAAGGGAAAGTATTTACGGATTCAATTGGGAAACCAGGAGAAGATGGCGATACGTATATTAAAATGATGGAATGGAATATTGATACCATCTATAAAGGATTAACGGAGTAA
- a CDS encoding plastocyanin/azurin family copper-binding protein produces the protein MINKKFSFILAAGLLSLAACGQEQPVTEEPAEPATEEQSTTTEETTEEPEEEVTEEASEEEVTEEEPAEETTEEEPAQENAPEAMSGTASNLLSNGETTSFVFNEPGEFAIFCEPHPVMQMTVIVEEGAEAMDSIEVDIADYDFSEESITVAPGTTIVWTNQDQVQHNVAFE, from the coding sequence ATGATTAACAAAAAATTCAGCTTTATTCTTGCTGCAGGTTTATTATCACTAGCCGCTTGTGGTCAAGAACAACCAGTAACCGAGGAACCAGCAGAACCGGCGACAGAAGAACAATCAACTACGACTGAAGAAACAACAGAAGAACCGGAAGAAGAAGTAACTGAAGAAGCTTCCGAAGAAGAAGTTACCGAAGAAGAGCCTGCTGAGGAAACTACGGAAGAAGAACCAGCACAAGAAAATGCACCTGAAGCGATGAGTGGTACTGCTTCAAACCTTCTATCTAATGGCGAAACAACAAGCTTTGTTTTTAACGAACCTGGGGAATTTGCGATTTTCTGTGAACCACACCCTGTCATGCAAATGACTGTAATCGTAGAAGAAGGTGCAGAAGCGATGGATAGCATAGAAGTTGATATCGCAGACTATGATTTTAGTGAAGAGTCGATTACTGTTGCTCCAGGAACAACCATTGTTTGGACAAATCAAGATCAAGTTCAACATAACGTTGCTTTTGAATAA
- a CDS encoding LacI family DNA-binding transcriptional regulator, with the protein MANIKEIAQIAKVSVTTVSRVLNNHPYVSVDKRIAVEKAIKETNYQRNMNAVHLSKGETNLIGVVIPYANHPYFGLLLEGIANEAVKNNYKLILFQTNYEGQRELEALKMLKHKQVDALIFCSRNSPFTLLDEYTEYGPIILCEDTRGKNISSTFIDHYKSFSEALNYLHTIGHKKIGYCLARRKGSNSRSREKAYRDFLKKINEPFESNYRFYDCLNFEDGQEIIRSLNAMSNPPTALIVTSDQVAAGILVCCKENNIAVPEDLAILGFDNQPISKVMKLTTFEMPLTDMGSNLLRQAINPRAVNHEELFVKLIKRETV; encoded by the coding sequence ATCGCCAATATAAAAGAAATTGCCCAAATAGCAAAAGTCTCTGTAACAACAGTATCTCGCGTTTTAAACAACCACCCATATGTAAGTGTTGATAAAAGAATTGCCGTTGAAAAAGCCATTAAAGAAACAAATTACCAACGAAATATGAATGCTGTACATTTAAGCAAAGGTGAGACAAATCTCATTGGCGTTGTGATTCCTTATGCAAATCATCCTTATTTTGGATTACTACTAGAAGGAATAGCTAATGAAGCTGTTAAAAATAACTATAAATTAATTCTCTTTCAAACAAATTATGAAGGACAAAGAGAACTTGAAGCATTAAAAATGCTGAAACATAAACAAGTAGACGCGTTAATTTTTTGCTCTCGCAATTCCCCATTCACTTTACTAGATGAATACACGGAATACGGCCCCATCATACTTTGTGAGGATACTCGGGGAAAGAATATCTCCTCTACTTTCATAGACCACTACAAAAGTTTTTCGGAAGCTTTAAACTATCTCCACACTATAGGACATAAAAAAATCGGTTACTGTCTCGCTAGAAGAAAAGGTTCTAATAGTCGTTCTCGCGAAAAAGCTTATCGTGATTTTCTAAAAAAAATTAACGAACCTTTTGAATCCAATTACCGATTTTACGACTGCTTGAATTTTGAAGACGGTCAAGAAATAATTAGAAGCTTAAATGCGATGTCAAATCCCCCTACCGCTTTAATCGTTACGAGTGACCAAGTAGCAGCTGGTATATTGGTTTGCTGCAAAGAGAACAATATAGCGGTGCCGGAGGATTTGGCGATACTCGGTTTTGACAATCAACCCATCTCAAAAGTAATGAAACTAACCACATTTGAAATGCCTTTAACTGACATGGGTTCAAACTTATTGCGCCAAGCTATCAATCCTCGAGCAGTTAACCACGAAGAACTGTTTGTTAAATTGATTAAAAGAGAAACTGTTTAA
- a CDS encoding HIT family protein, which yields MSYEENCPFCNLTKDHNQKIIVENKTCYFLQHDKQQDVLEGSGVIVPKVHRTTTFDLTKEEWMDTYELLHQAKDYLEQSYSPDGYTLGWNVGEASNQSILHSHFHVIPRYNDEPLAGKGLRHWLKKPENKRVKKEE from the coding sequence ATGTCTTATGAAGAAAATTGTCCATTTTGTAATCTAACCAAAGATCACAATCAGAAAATTATCGTTGAAAATAAAACCTGTTATTTTCTGCAACACGATAAGCAACAAGATGTACTTGAAGGCAGTGGCGTGATTGTACCGAAAGTGCATCGCACAACAACTTTTGATCTAACAAAAGAAGAGTGGATGGATACATATGAATTACTGCACCAAGCTAAAGATTACTTAGAACAAAGTTATTCACCAGACGGCTATACGCTTGGCTGGAACGTAGGAGAAGCTTCCAACCAATCAATTTTGCATAGCCATTTCCATGTGATTCCTCGTTATAATGATGAACCGTTAGCAGGAAAAGGACTCCGTCATTGGTTGAAGAAACCAGAAAATAAAAGAGTAAAAAAAGAAGAATGA
- a CDS encoding CGNR zinc finger domain-containing protein yields the protein MTNVDENYYSYISDYLFINFLNTINIKKIAVTDFLEEENGLEDWLSFMTKQGILTSQQVEQLGKSLIDVKKIKEFRDQWRSYLEKPLEIQNAFESLAMRTKQTPLYFDKSLKPIPSTGGTAGLLSMLAFEMLQAYHNGIFNRLKKCESSVCYAFFIDTSGKRKWCSMEVCGNREKARRNYAKKLNS from the coding sequence ATGACCAATGTAGATGAAAATTATTATTCCTATATAAGTGACTATTTATTTATAAATTTTTTAAATACAATCAATATCAAAAAAATAGCGGTAACAGATTTTCTGGAAGAAGAAAATGGATTAGAAGATTGGCTATCGTTTATGACGAAACAAGGCATATTGACTTCCCAGCAAGTAGAGCAACTCGGAAAGTCCTTGATTGATGTAAAAAAGATAAAAGAATTTCGTGATCAGTGGAGAAGTTATTTAGAGAAACCGCTAGAAATACAAAATGCTTTTGAATCTTTAGCTATGCGTACAAAACAAACTCCGTTGTATTTTGATAAATCACTTAAACCAATTCCAAGTACAGGAGGGACAGCTGGTTTGCTTTCTATGCTTGCGTTTGAAATGCTTCAAGCCTATCATAATGGCATTTTCAATAGACTAAAGAAATGCGAGAGTTCCGTATGCTATGCATTTTTTATCGATACAAGTGGCAAGCGCAAATGGTGTTCGATGGAAGTTTGCGGAAATCGCGAAAAAGCGAGAAGAAACTATGCTAAAAAATTAAATTCCTAA
- a CDS encoding peroxiredoxin-like family protein — translation MATKMREEIQEYIENFKKNKPIEAQQQMQNAIDELEASDQGNGLKTGEKAPNFSLPNATGETVELYEQLKQGPVVLTFYRGNWCPYCNMELRAYQQVIGEIHGQNAELIAISPQTPDQSMSIQEKHDLEYIVLSDENNEVANQFNLVFQLPDYLVDIYKSSGLNVDKYNGEDSWKLPVSATYIINTDGTIAYEYTKSDYRDRVEPSTVVEELKKMK, via the coding sequence ATGGCGACTAAGATGAGAGAAGAAATTCAGGAATACATTGAGAACTTTAAGAAAAATAAACCAATTGAAGCGCAACAGCAGATGCAAAATGCAATTGACGAGCTAGAAGCTTCTGACCAAGGTAACGGATTAAAAACAGGCGAAAAAGCGCCAAACTTTAGTTTACCGAATGCTACAGGAGAAACAGTTGAGCTATACGAACAGCTGAAACAAGGGCCAGTCGTCTTAACGTTTTACCGCGGTAACTGGTGCCCGTATTGCAATATGGAGCTCCGTGCTTATCAGCAAGTAATCGGTGAGATTCACGGTCAAAATGCTGAATTGATTGCCATTAGCCCTCAAACTCCAGATCAATCTATGTCTATACAAGAAAAGCATGATTTGGAATACATCGTTTTAAGTGATGAAAACAATGAAGTAGCCAATCAATTTAACTTGGTCTTCCAATTACCTGATTACTTAGTAGATATTTACAAAAGTAGCGGTTTAAATGTTGATAAGTATAATGGTGAAGATTCATGGAAACTTCCTGTATCTGCGACATACATTATTAATACAGATGGAACGATCGCCTATGAATACACAAAATCAGATTATAGAGATCGTGTAGAACCATCAACCGTTGTAGAAGAATTAAAAAAAATGAAATAA
- a CDS encoding NUDIX domain-containing protein encodes MPKAREYWAGAVGVVVSNNKILMVKEKVSKRWSVPFGKIEEGESAQQACIREVREETGIIVSVEKAPHTKKAVIGDYDVEIYYFRCEMCAGEIAYADPDREIE; translated from the coding sequence ATGCCTAAGGCTAGAGAATACTGGGCTGGCGCGGTCGGGGTTGTTGTATCGAACAATAAAATTTTGATGGTCAAAGAAAAAGTATCAAAAAGGTGGAGTGTACCGTTTGGGAAAATTGAAGAGGGAGAATCTGCACAACAAGCGTGTATAAGAGAGGTACGAGAAGAAACAGGAATTATTGTTTCAGTCGAAAAAGCCCCACATACTAAGAAAGCAGTTATTGGAGATTACGATGTTGAGATTTATTATTTTCGCTGCGAGATGTGCGCTGGAGAAATAGCATATGCTGATCCAGATAGAGAAATTGAATAA
- the trxA gene encoding thioredoxin, with translation MSIKDVTDSTFVDETKEGFVIAELGAAWCAPCKMIAPALEEINEDQQNNISVVQVDIDNNQEIAQKYGVMSIPTLLFFKNGELMEQSVGFQQKDEILAIAQKHI, from the coding sequence ATGTCTATTAAAGACGTTACAGATTCAACATTTGTCGACGAAACAAAAGAAGGTTTTGTAATTGCCGAACTTGGTGCAGCATGGTGTGCTCCTTGCAAAATGATCGCTCCTGCTTTAGAAGAAATCAACGAAGATCAGCAAAACAACATAAGCGTAGTTCAAGTAGATATCGATAACAATCAAGAAATCGCACAAAAGTATGGGGTTATGAGCATCCCAACACTTCTTTTCTTTAAAAATGGTGAATTGATGGAGCAATCTGTTGGCTTCCAACAAAAAGATGAAATTCTTGCAATCGCTCAAAAACACATCTAA
- a CDS encoding GNAT family N-acetyltransferase, which translates to MKIRNATEQDAPGIARVHVDSWRAAYKEILPSEFLACISYEKRTTLWENNIADKTNYIVVSETDDGYITGFGTASKRATNTVANSGDLTSIYLLDEYHGQGIGKLLMKKLFFHFKKLDYQKVFVEVLEDNQTRFFYEYYGAQLIEKVQLQFGDTVVNELIYEWSNIDAVLKKL; encoded by the coding sequence ATGAAGATCAGAAATGCGACTGAACAGGATGCACCAGGGATTGCGAGAGTTCACGTTGATAGTTGGCGAGCTGCGTATAAAGAAATTTTGCCTAGTGAATTTCTTGCCTGTATATCTTATGAAAAACGGACGACGCTCTGGGAAAATAATATTGCCGATAAAACCAATTACATCGTTGTTTCAGAAACGGACGATGGCTACATCACCGGTTTCGGTACTGCTTCAAAAAGAGCGACCAATACGGTGGCCAACTCTGGAGATTTAACTTCTATTTACTTGCTCGATGAATATCACGGACAAGGCATTGGCAAACTGCTGATGAAAAAATTATTTTTTCATTTTAAGAAATTAGATTATCAAAAAGTCTTTGTCGAAGTACTTGAAGACAATCAAACACGGTTTTTCTACGAGTACTACGGAGCACAATTGATTGAGAAGGTGCAACTCCAATTTGGCGATACGGTAGTGAATGAATTGATTTACGAATGGAGTAATATTGATGCAGTTTTGAAAAAGCTTTAA
- a CDS encoding M1 family metallopeptidase produces the protein MKLKIGGLVVAISILIIGVVATILLSDKDEHFVMEKYVETTNAVYDLSIKMDTENDFQVLAAIDVKNDSSDTWSDIGFYLVPNAMNAEETQSYEDDEAKIEISSVLVDGKEAAHTLENNRLLVGLETQLDTGAVATVTVDYSMTLPQDGMRLSKVDDNFYLAHWYPMLGQYRDGWDIKDYDARGESYNTDYGDFTVSYDLPKDYLVASSGVDGPIEGTSSGTVKGENIKDFYMAFMNPDEWESEIVIANDASLRVFMPASQNMLEETSSLAVDAYVYFEEKIGDNPFDELDIIGNDGYMEYPNIIEVAADEQSQESVLVHEIAHQWFYYLVTNDPYYESWLDEGLTEFSSSLFLSDRYDDEEYGFWGASSAEQYYRPEKYVNLPLSKFSDETYYSTIYGKVSMVLKQYFDENGGREEALMFLSAYYEEFQFKQVNTEEFKIFFEEYFEGDQRKFLDSWLK, from the coding sequence ATGAAGCTAAAAATAGGGGGATTAGTAGTAGCTATAAGCATACTAATTATTGGAGTTGTTGCTACAATTTTGTTGAGTGACAAAGATGAACATTTTGTGATGGAAAAGTACGTTGAAACAACAAATGCAGTTTATGACTTATCAATCAAAATGGACACAGAAAATGACTTTCAGGTACTTGCTGCGATCGATGTTAAAAACGATTCATCAGACACATGGTCAGATATCGGCTTTTATTTAGTTCCCAATGCAATGAATGCTGAAGAAACACAATCTTATGAAGATGATGAAGCGAAAATCGAGATTTCTTCCGTGTTAGTTGATGGAAAAGAAGCTGCTCATACCTTGGAAAATAATCGTTTATTAGTGGGATTAGAAACTCAGCTAGACACTGGGGCTGTGGCAACTGTAACAGTCGATTATTCAATGACTTTGCCACAAGACGGTATGCGTTTATCTAAAGTAGATGATAATTTTTACTTGGCTCACTGGTACCCTATGCTCGGACAATATCGTGATGGCTGGGACATTAAAGACTATGATGCTCGAGGGGAATCCTATAATACAGATTATGGGGACTTTACCGTAAGTTATGATTTACCTAAAGACTATTTAGTTGCAAGTTCTGGGGTAGATGGTCCAATAGAAGGCACATCAAGTGGCACAGTAAAAGGAGAAAACATCAAAGATTTCTACATGGCTTTCATGAATCCTGATGAGTGGGAATCCGAAATAGTCATAGCTAATGATGCGTCTTTGCGTGTATTTATGCCCGCTTCACAAAATATGTTAGAAGAAACTTCTTCACTTGCAGTTGACGCTTATGTCTATTTTGAGGAAAAAATAGGCGATAATCCTTTTGATGAACTCGATATTATTGGAAATGATGGCTATATGGAATACCCAAACATTATTGAAGTGGCAGCAGACGAGCAATCTCAGGAATCAGTCTTGGTGCATGAAATTGCCCATCAATGGTTTTATTATCTAGTAACCAACGACCCATATTATGAATCTTGGTTAGACGAAGGGTTGACAGAATTTAGCAGTTCGTTGTTTTTAAGTGATCGCTACGACGATGAGGAATACGGGTTCTGGGGTGCTTCCTCAGCAGAACAATATTACCGTCCTGAAAAGTATGTGAATTTGCCGCTTTCGAAGTTTAGTGATGAAACGTATTACTCAACAATTTACGGCAAAGTTTCAATGGTACTAAAACAATATTTTGACGAAAATGGCGGTAGAGAAGAAGCTCTTATGTTTTTGTCGGCTTACTACGAAGAGTTTCAATTTAAACAAGTAAATACAGAAGAATTTAAAATTTTTTTTGAAGAGTATTTTGAAGGGGATCAACGTAAATTTTTGGATAGTTGGTTGAAGTAA
- the gshAB gene encoding bifunctional glutamate--cysteine ligase GshA/glutathione synthetase GshB — protein sequence MDIKKLLENDRVKPYVLKARYGLEKEGQRVDMTGQLVNTDHPETISKSDDHPYIKRDFAETQMELVTPVLETLKELFDYLESIHEVAYRSMDKNEMIWPLSMPPELPEKEEDIIIAKLADAESVRYRHSLAESYGRRKQMISGIHYNFEFSEELLRALFEAQTEITEFPQFKTEIYMKLTRNYLHYRWLITYLYGASPSSEKNFFEDNSLVEPVRSIRSSKYGYVNRDNVQVSYSSLNKYITDIATLVEKEILVEEKEFYSAVRLRGGNQVADLEDQGIGYIELRNIDINPFDINGISYEQAEFLNLFLVYLLWKDESIHHDKWVKEGELNNEKVALEHPLEQTQFKAEAQTILDEMEQLVKTLDLSVSEELFVNERAMLDDPSKTIAGRLYKESQESSQSQVAVNIAKKYHEKAWDMPYQLTAYTDMELSTQLLMFDAIQLGIQVEIVDRQDQFLKLKLNDQIEYVKNGNMTSKDSYIATLIMENKTVTKKILQKQGFRVPSGDEFNNIEEALRSYALFAKEAFVVKPKSTNYGLGISIFKDGAAYDDYEQALKIAFKEDSSVLIEEFLSGTEYRFFVINDQVVAVMARIPANIMGDGKKTIEELVAKKNEDPLRGRDHRTPLEKIQLGELEILMLKGQGKQIDSIPEKGEVLYLRENSNVSTGGDSIDVTDQISEDYKKIAIDSVAALGAKISGLDLIIEDIEVPASNDKAYGIIEANFNPSMYMHVFPYKGKSRRLTMNLLHYLFPELDKTK from the coding sequence GTGGATATAAAAAAATTATTAGAAAACGATCGTGTAAAGCCCTATGTGTTAAAAGCCCGTTATGGTCTTGAAAAAGAAGGTCAACGAGTTGATATGACAGGACAGTTGGTTAACACGGATCATCCAGAAACCATTTCAAAAAGTGATGATCACCCCTACATAAAACGGGATTTTGCAGAAACACAAATGGAATTAGTTACACCTGTTTTAGAAACCTTAAAAGAGCTATTTGACTATTTAGAGTCAATTCATGAAGTAGCTTATCGATCTATGGATAAGAATGAAATGATTTGGCCTTTAAGTATGCCTCCAGAACTCCCAGAAAAAGAAGAAGATATTATCATTGCTAAACTAGCAGATGCTGAAAGCGTCCGGTACCGTCATTCATTAGCCGAGTCTTATGGTCGGCGTAAGCAAATGATCAGTGGAATCCATTATAATTTTGAGTTTAGTGAAGAATTACTTCGAGCTTTATTTGAAGCTCAAACTGAAATTACAGAGTTCCCTCAGTTTAAAACTGAAATCTATATGAAACTTACTAGAAACTATTTGCATTATCGTTGGTTAATAACGTATTTATATGGCGCTTCACCTAGTAGTGAAAAGAATTTCTTTGAAGACAATTCTTTAGTCGAACCGGTAAGAAGCATTAGAAGTAGTAAATACGGATATGTGAATCGTGACAATGTACAAGTTTCCTACAGCAGTTTGAATAAATACATCACGGACATAGCGACACTTGTCGAAAAAGAAATATTAGTAGAAGAGAAAGAGTTTTACTCAGCTGTTCGTCTACGAGGTGGAAACCAAGTTGCAGATTTAGAGGATCAAGGCATTGGCTATATCGAATTAAGAAATATCGACATTAATCCTTTTGATATTAACGGAATCAGTTATGAACAAGCAGAATTTCTGAATCTGTTTTTAGTTTATCTACTATGGAAAGATGAAAGTATTCATCATGACAAGTGGGTAAAAGAAGGCGAGCTTAATAATGAGAAAGTTGCACTTGAGCATCCTCTAGAACAAACTCAGTTTAAAGCAGAAGCTCAAACTATTTTAGATGAAATGGAGCAGTTGGTGAAAACTTTAGACCTCTCTGTTTCAGAAGAGCTATTTGTCAATGAGAGAGCTATGTTGGATGACCCTAGTAAAACGATAGCTGGTAGACTTTATAAAGAAAGTCAAGAAAGCAGTCAAAGTCAAGTAGCGGTTAACATTGCTAAAAAATACCATGAAAAAGCTTGGGATATGCCCTATCAATTGACGGCTTATACGGATATGGAATTGTCCACACAATTATTAATGTTCGATGCGATTCAACTAGGTATACAAGTAGAAATTGTGGATCGTCAAGATCAATTTTTGAAACTGAAGTTGAATGATCAGATTGAATACGTTAAAAACGGCAATATGACGAGTAAAGATAGTTATATCGCTACCTTAATTATGGAAAACAAAACTGTTACGAAAAAAATTCTTCAAAAACAGGGCTTCCGTGTACCTTCAGGTGATGAATTTAATAATATTGAAGAGGCTTTGCGTTCTTATGCTTTATTTGCTAAAGAAGCTTTTGTCGTAAAGCCAAAATCAACAAATTACGGACTAGGAATTTCAATTTTTAAAGATGGTGCAGCCTACGATGATTATGAGCAAGCTTTGAAAATTGCCTTTAAAGAAGATTCTTCTGTATTAATAGAAGAGTTTCTATCTGGTACGGAATATCGCTTTTTTGTCATAAATGATCAAGTAGTAGCAGTCATGGCTCGAATCCCCGCAAACATAATGGGGGATGGAAAAAAGACTATCGAAGAGCTAGTCGCTAAAAAAAATGAAGACCCGTTAAGAGGGAGAGACCATCGAACGCCACTTGAGAAAATTCAATTAGGCGAATTGGAAATTTTGATGCTTAAAGGTCAAGGAAAGCAAATAGATTCCATACCAGAAAAAGGCGAAGTTCTCTATTTGCGTGAAAACTCCAATGTAAGTACAGGTGGAGATTCAATTGATGTTACCGACCAAATTAGCGAAGATTATAAAAAAATAGCTATAGATTCAGTTGCAGCTCTTGGTGCGAAGATTAGTGGGCTTGATTTAATCATTGAGGATATTGAAGTGCCTGCTTCAAATGACAAAGCATATGGAATTATTGAAGCAAACTTCAATCCATCCATGTATATGCATGTTTTTCCGTATAAAGGAAAATCTCGTCGTTTAACAATGAATTTACTTCATTATTTATTCCCTGAGCTCGATAAAACGAAATAA
- a CDS encoding metal ABC transporter ATP-binding protein, with protein MIPAIKLQNVDVSYYGRTAIEGVDLTLEQGKVLGIIGPNGAGKSTLLKALLNLVSIDKGSIEILGETLKENRKRIAYVPQRNEYDWDFPIHVLDAVLIGTYPNLGIFKRPKKKDKEWAYECLKKVGMENFAHRQIGELSGGQQQRVFLARALAQKADIFFLDEPFVGIDVSSEQMIVKLLKDLRDQGKTVVVVHHDLSKANEYFDELLLLNKQVIEYGSPQQVLKPEIMRRAYESELSFLYEVGVN; from the coding sequence ATGATTCCTGCAATTAAATTACAAAATGTTGACGTCTCCTATTACGGTAGAACCGCAATTGAAGGTGTAGACTTAACACTTGAGCAAGGAAAAGTTCTTGGCATTATTGGTCCTAACGGTGCTGGGAAATCTACGCTGCTAAAAGCGCTGTTAAATCTAGTTTCTATCGACAAAGGTAGCATTGAAATACTAGGAGAGACGTTGAAAGAAAACCGCAAGCGAATAGCTTATGTACCGCAACGCAATGAGTATGACTGGGACTTTCCGATTCATGTTCTTGATGCTGTACTAATAGGTACTTATCCAAACTTAGGTATTTTCAAGCGCCCGAAGAAAAAAGATAAAGAATGGGCATATGAATGTTTGAAAAAAGTAGGTATGGAAAATTTTGCTCATCGTCAAATTGGCGAGTTATCTGGAGGACAGCAACAACGCGTCTTTCTTGCAAGAGCACTTGCTCAAAAGGCAGATATTTTCTTTTTAGATGAACCATTTGTGGGGATTGATGTATCAAGCGAGCAAATGATCGTTAAACTATTAAAAGATTTGCGTGATCAAGGAAAGACAGTTGTAGTCGTTCACCATGACTTGAGTAAAGCGAACGAATACTTTGATGAATTATTATTACTAAACAAACAAGTAATTGAGTATGGAAGTCCGCAACAAGTATTGAAACCAGAAATTATGCGGAGAGCATATGAAAGTGAATTATCTTTTTTGTATGAAGTTGGGGTGAACTGA
- a CDS encoding metal ABC transporter permease encodes MAFIEGLIEYDFLQKALLTSIMVGIICGVIGCFIILRGMALMGDAISHAVLPGVAISYALGINFFFGAVFTGVLTAIGIGFVSQNSRIKQDTSIGIMFTAAFALGVILITVLESSTDLYHILFGNVLAVRPSDMWITLGTGLVVLVSVFVFYKELLVTSFDATMAEVYGLPVRLIHYFLMTLLTMVTVASLQTVGIVLVVAMLITPAATAYLLTDRLSTMIFISATVGASAAVIGLYFSFTYNLASGATIVLAATTLFFLAFVFSPKQGLLWRKLNAAKKRTAIN; translated from the coding sequence ATGGCTTTTATCGAGGGACTTATTGAATACGACTTTTTGCAAAAAGCTTTACTTACATCAATAATGGTAGGAATTATTTGTGGAGTCATTGGATGTTTTATCATTTTAAGAGGTATGGCATTAATGGGAGATGCAATTTCACATGCGGTTTTACCTGGAGTAGCCATCTCATATGCCCTAGGTATCAACTTCTTTTTCGGAGCCGTATTTACGGGTGTGTTAACGGCAATTGGTATCGGTTTTGTTAGTCAAAACAGCCGGATTAAGCAAGATACTTCTATAGGTATTATGTTTACTGCAGCCTTTGCATTAGGCGTAATTCTTATTACGGTTCTTGAAAGTAGTACCGATTTGTATCATATTCTATTTGGTAACGTGTTGGCAGTGAGACCCTCAGACATGTGGATTACGCTTGGAACGGGACTCGTAGTTTTAGTTTCTGTTTTTGTCTTTTATAAAGAACTTTTGGTTACATCATTTGATGCGACAATGGCAGAAGTATACGGACTGCCAGTGAGATTGATTCACTACTTTTTAATGACGCTTTTAACAATGGTTACAGTTGCTTCACTTCAAACTGTTGGGATTGTGCTCGTAGTTGCGATGCTAATCACACCGGCCGCTACAGCGTATTTACTGACAGATCGTTTATCAACGATGATTTTTATTTCGGCAACTGTTGGAGCAAGTGCAGCAGTAATCGGCTTGTACTTTAGTTTCACATATAACTTAGCATCGGGTGCTACCATCGTGCTTGCAGCAACGACGTTGTTCTTTTTAGCATTTGTCTTCTCGCCAAAGCAAGGGTTGCTATGGCGCAAATTAAATGCCGCGAAAAAAAGAACAGCAATAAATTAA